CAACTTTCCAGGCGATCCACCACGATCATGCGTTGCTGCCAGCTCGCCGGCAGAATGCGTCCCGTGATGCGCAGCACCCGCAGCGAAAACCAGAGCGAGCGCTTGCGCACGCTGTACCACCCCAGGCTTACAAAACCGACCAGCGATATTGTTCCGCTCCAGTATTCGGAAACCTTGAGCCCGCGTGCCTCGGCAGCTGAATGGGCGATGAGCACAACCAGCGCGCACAGCACCATCCACAAGGCCGCGTTGAGCGGAAGGGCGCGCGCCCGCCGTGAGACGGTGATCGTCGAGCGCCGTGCGGTGGCCCCGCTCACTTGGCTGCCCAGTGCCCGGGGTTGGAGCGGGCGCTTTCACCAAGCTGCGCGCCTGCGGGCAAGCTTACAGAGGGGTATGCAGCGGAGGGCGACCAGCGTGACATCAACGATCCTAGTCGTTTCCTCCGGTTGCTTTGCGCACCGGAGCTGGACCGTGCTTGACCGCGCCGGTCTGCTCGAACAGCGTCGCCGAGGTGATCCGCATCGCGGCGCCGGTCGGACAATTGTGGACGCACCCCATGAACGGCAGACCGTCACACAGGTCGCATTTGATGGGAAACGCGATCGGAACGTGCGGATGAGCCGCCGGGGCCGGTGCTTCGGCGGCCTCGCGGGCCGCGTCATTGTGCTGGCGCACTTCGGTGAATTCGTTGGTGGCCAGGCGCGCGGGGTCGCCTTTCTCGTGGCCGGCAAAAATCCGGTTCCACAGCCGCGGGGCCGCGGCGTGTGAAGCAACCGGATAGGGACGAAAAAAGTTTGCCCCCACCACCGCGGCCTTCTTGGCCTGGGCGCGGTCGAATTTGCCGGTCTCGATCATGGCGATGTTGTCGTAGGGACAGGCGATCTCGCAGTTACCGCATCCGATGCACATGTCGTACTGGAAATAGATCTCGCCTTCCGGCCGACGCTTGATGGCGCCGGTCGGGCAGCTGTTCATGCATTTCGGATCGTCGCAGTGGCGGCAGGCGGCTGGCACCAGGTATTTGCCGACCGCCACACCATTGCGAATGAGGCGGCTTTCGCCGTGCAGGGATTCGCAGGCCTGCACGCAGGCGTCGCATTTGATGCACAGGTCCAGGTCCATCACCAGCAACGCATCGGCCTGCACGTAGCCGAGCTGCCCGCTCCGTTCGAGCAGTTCGGAAATCTCCGGCGTGATCAGATCCTCTTCCTGGTGGCGTTGCTCGATTACCGAGCGCACGTGCGCCTCCACCCCCGGGTAGCGTTTGCACAGCTCCAGGAAATCGGCAGCGCGGATCTTGACTACCTCGCATTTGCCGGCGGTGAGCACACTGGCGTAGCGTTTCCCGCCACCAAGCAGCGCCATCTCGCCGAAAAATTCGCCAACCCGCCGATAAGCGAGAATGCGATGCGATCCGTCCGCGCGCTGAAACACCACCTGCACGAATCCATCGCGCACGATGTAGAACCCGTCGGGATCCTCCCCCTGTCGAACCAGCGCAATTCCGCGCAGGTCGTAGCGTTGGATTTCACAGCGGTCGATCAGCCGATCGATAAACTCCTTGGGAACGCCCTTGAACAACTCGAGTTCCTGCGCCAGCACCCGAACCGCACGGTCGTGGTAGCGATCCGTGACGATCTGCCGTGCTTCGGTGTTGCTGATCAGGAACTTGAGGCAGTGACGCGGAAGGTAAAACAACTCTGCGCCCTCCTCGGCCGCCACTACATCGGTGGTGCGCGCCAAACCGCCTAGCGCGCCGAGTTCGCCAAAAAAAGCCCCCGCGGGAATTGATGCCGCCTTTACCCGGCTGCCGTCAGCGGCCACATCGTAGAGGTCGACCTTGCCGCGCAGGATGAAGCAAAGATCCAGCTCGTATTCGCCTTTCTTGCAGATAAGCTGGCCGCCGGCGAAACGGCGGACGCACATACCGGCCTCGTGCTGATATGTGTTGAGAAACGAGGTCCGCTGTTGTTCAGTGAAGGTCGCAAAGACTTGGAAGCGCGAGAGCTCCTGCCAGAGCTCCTGCGGTGGGGTTGTGACGACGGCGCCGGTCACTTCCACGATGGTTTCGCTTAACCCGTCGACCGCGCAGTGTCAATCGAGAGCACATGTACGAGCCAACGGCAGCACGCCGGGGCTGGCGTACAAGCAGCGCGGCTGGTGTGGAAATCCTCGGGCCGTTCGCTCGCGAGCTCCAAGCGGTGCTCCGACTCTGGTCGGCGGTGGCAGGCGGCCTCAGCCAGCTTTACGGAGCGGGGCCGAGCCCCCTCTGATCGCCTTTGTTTGTCCGAACAGGGTCGCCGAAGAAACGCGCATCGCCGCGCCGGTTGGGCAATTGTGCACACATCCCATGAAGGGCAATCCGTCACACAGGTCGCACTTGATCGGAAAGGCAACCGCAACATGAGGCCCAGCCGCGAGCTGAGCTTGCGTCTCGGCTTTGACCGTATCGTTGCGATCGCGTATTTGCACAAACTCCCCACCCGCGAGGCGCTCGCGTTGACCCCTGGCATGGCCGGAAGAAATCCGCTCCCAGAGACCCGGCGCAGCGGAGTGAGAAGCAACCGGGTAAGGCCGATAAAAGGGCCGGCCAACCGCCGCGGCCTTTTTTGCCTGCGCGCGATCGAATTTGCCGGTCTCGATCATCGCGATGCTGTCGTAGGGGCAAGCGATCGCGCAGTTGCCGCACCCGATGCACATGTCGTACTGGAAATAAATTTCCCCTTCCGGTCGGCGTTCCACGGCACCCGTTGGGCAGCTGTTCATGCATCTGGGGTCTTCGCAATGGCGGCACACGACCGGCACCAGGTACTTGCCGATCGTGACCCCGCTGCGGACCAGCCGGCTTTCACCGTGCAAAGATTCGCAGGCCTTCACGCAGTTGTCGCACTTGACACACAGGTCCAGGTCCATCACCAGCAGCGCGGCGGCCTGCACGTAACCCAATT
Above is a window of Candidatus Binataceae bacterium DNA encoding:
- a CDS encoding cyclic nucleotide-binding domain-containing protein; translated protein: MEVTGAVVTTPPQELWQELSRFQVFATFTEQQRTSFLNTYQHEAGMCVRRFAGGQLICKKGEYELDLCFILRGKVDLYDVAADGSRVKAASIPAGAFFGELGALGGLARTTDVVAAEEGAELFYLPRHCLKFLISNTEARQIVTDRYHDRAVRVLAQELELFKGVPKEFIDRLIDRCEIQRYDLRGIALVRQGEDPDGFYIVRDGFVQVVFQRADGSHRILAYRRVGEFFGEMALLGGGKRYASVLTAGKCEVVKIRAADFLELCKRYPGVEAHVRSVIEQRHQEEDLITPEISELLERSGQLGYVQADALLVMDLDLCIKCDACVQACESLHGESRLIRNGVAVGKYLVPAACRHCDDPKCMNSCPTGAIKRRPEGEIYFQYDMCIGCGNCEIACPYDNIAMIETGKFDRAQAKKAAVVGANFFRPYPVASHAAAPRLWNRIFAGHEKGDPARLATNEFTEVRQHNDAAREAAEAPAPAAHPHVPIAFPIKCDLCDGLPFMGCVHNCPTGAAMRITSATLFEQTGAVKHGPAPVRKATGGND